A stretch of Imperialibacter roseus DNA encodes these proteins:
- a CDS encoding DNA gyrase/topoisomerase IV subunit A encodes MEEENLNSHEGEDQIHDVVAVSGMYESWFLDYASYVILERAVPAIEDGFKPVQRRILHAMKEMDDGRFNKVANIIGSTMQYHPHGDASIGDAIVNIGQKDLLIETQGNWGDIRTGDRAAAPRYIEARLSKFALEVVFNPQTTNWQLSYDGRKREPVTLPVKFPLLLAQGVEGIAVGLSTKLLPHNFRELIEASIAVLKGKKTNILPDFPTGGLADFSDYNEGKRGGRVRVRAKIEELDKKTLVIKDIPFGTTTTNLMDSIVKANDKGKIKVKKVVDNTAKDVEIEVHLAPGVSPDITIDALYAFTDCEVSISPNACVIVDDKPVFMSVNDILKVCTNQTVNLLKRELEIRRAELMEKMLFSSLEKIFIENRIYRDIEECETWEAVLDTIDKGLDPFKDQFYREIVQDDILKLTEIKIKRISKFDSFKADELMKKLQEELEEVNYNLENLVEYAIKYYQSLLDKYGKGRERLTEIAQFDTIAATVVAANNQKLYVNREDGFIGYGLKKDEYICECSDLDDIIAFRRDGKFSVVKIQDKVFVGKDILYAGVFKKNDERMVYNAVYVDGKSGRSMIKRFQVLGVTRDKEYDVSKGEKGSRVLYFSANPNGEAEIINISLTSGSKAKKKVFDFDFSEIEIKGRGSQGNILTKYPVRKIVLKEAGRSTLGGLDIWYDATIGRLNTDDRGEYLGNFLADDKIIVFYQDGSYELTSFELTNRYDYHQILTLQKFNPKAVVSAVYLDGKTKVHFGKRFLIETSTVEKKFVFISEEKGSRLLLVSSHPSPSFEVSYRKKGSKETDKEIIVFEEFIDIKGWKAVGNKLNFPDIKKLEWLANEDPGAEEKDSNDDDSGPDTKEDEDDTASKATDDKQEIAETVKKLKEEFSKETDENFDVGSSIDLDIKKPKSNGEDQLGLF; translated from the coding sequence ATGGAAGAAGAGAACCTTAACAGTCACGAAGGAGAAGATCAGATTCATGATGTGGTAGCCGTTTCGGGTATGTACGAAAGCTGGTTCCTCGATTATGCATCCTATGTAATTTTGGAAAGGGCCGTGCCTGCAATTGAAGACGGATTTAAGCCGGTACAGCGGCGTATCCTGCATGCCATGAAGGAAATGGACGATGGTCGCTTCAACAAGGTGGCGAACATCATTGGTAGCACCATGCAGTACCATCCTCACGGCGACGCTTCCATTGGCGATGCCATCGTCAATATTGGGCAGAAAGACCTCCTGATCGAAACGCAGGGCAACTGGGGTGATATCCGCACAGGAGACCGGGCCGCAGCACCCCGTTACATAGAGGCCAGACTATCGAAGTTTGCGCTCGAGGTGGTTTTCAACCCGCAAACCACCAACTGGCAGCTTTCATACGACGGACGTAAACGTGAACCTGTTACTCTTCCCGTTAAATTTCCACTGCTTCTGGCACAGGGCGTTGAAGGCATTGCTGTTGGCCTTTCTACCAAACTATTGCCTCACAACTTCCGGGAGCTGATTGAAGCTTCCATTGCAGTGCTTAAGGGCAAGAAGACTAATATTTTACCCGACTTTCCTACCGGTGGCCTGGCAGACTTTTCAGACTACAATGAAGGAAAGAGAGGCGGCAGAGTTCGTGTAAGGGCCAAAATAGAAGAGCTCGACAAGAAGACACTCGTTATCAAAGACATTCCATTTGGCACTACCACCACCAACCTGATGGACTCCATCGTGAAAGCCAACGATAAGGGAAAGATCAAGGTCAAAAAGGTGGTGGATAACACGGCCAAGGATGTTGAAATTGAAGTGCACCTGGCACCTGGCGTGTCGCCTGACATCACCATCGACGCTTTGTACGCCTTCACCGATTGTGAAGTATCCATTTCTCCCAATGCCTGCGTGATTGTTGACGACAAGCCTGTATTCATGTCTGTCAATGACATCCTGAAGGTTTGTACCAACCAAACGGTCAACCTCCTCAAGCGGGAGTTGGAGATAAGAAGAGCTGAATTGATGGAAAAGATGCTCTTCTCATCATTGGAAAAAATATTTATCGAAAACAGAATCTACCGGGATATTGAGGAATGTGAAACCTGGGAAGCTGTTTTGGACACCATCGATAAGGGGCTTGATCCTTTCAAAGACCAGTTTTACCGTGAGATCGTACAGGACGATATTTTGAAACTGACTGAAATCAAGATCAAGAGAATCTCCAAATTTGACTCCTTCAAGGCCGACGAGCTGATGAAGAAGCTTCAGGAAGAGTTGGAAGAGGTCAACTACAATTTGGAGAACCTGGTGGAGTATGCCATCAAGTATTATCAAAGTCTTCTGGATAAGTATGGCAAAGGAAGGGAGCGACTCACCGAAATAGCTCAGTTCGATACCATTGCGGCTACTGTGGTGGCTGCGAACAATCAGAAACTGTATGTCAACAGAGAAGACGGTTTCATAGGTTATGGACTGAAAAAGGACGAGTACATATGTGAGTGCTCTGACCTGGACGACATCATTGCCTTCAGGCGGGACGGAAAGTTTTCTGTCGTCAAAATTCAGGACAAAGTGTTCGTTGGCAAGGATATCCTCTATGCAGGTGTGTTCAAGAAAAACGACGAACGCATGGTGTACAACGCCGTCTACGTAGATGGCAAGTCAGGCCGGTCCATGATCAAGCGCTTCCAGGTGCTGGGTGTTACCCGTGACAAGGAGTATGACGTTAGTAAAGGTGAAAAAGGATCCAGAGTGCTCTATTTTTCTGCTAATCCGAACGGAGAAGCCGAAATCATTAATATCAGCCTGACCTCTGGCTCAAAGGCTAAAAAGAAAGTTTTCGATTTTGACTTTTCAGAGATAGAGATCAAAGGTCGTGGCTCGCAGGGTAATATTTTAACCAAATACCCCGTGAGAAAGATCGTGTTGAAGGAAGCAGGGAGGTCAACGTTGGGAGGGCTTGATATATGGTACGATGCTACTATCGGGCGACTCAATACGGATGATAGGGGAGAGTATCTTGGCAACTTCCTGGCGGACGACAAAATCATCGTCTTTTATCAGGATGGCAGCTACGAGCTCACCTCGTTTGAACTGACCAACAGATACGACTACCATCAGATTCTCACACTCCAAAAGTTCAATCCGAAAGCAGTTGTTAGCGCAGTGTACCTGGATGGTAAGACGAAGGTGCATTTTGGTAAGCGATTCCTGATCGAAACCAGCACAGTTGAAAAGAAATTTGTCTTCATTTCTGAAGAAAAGGGATCCAGGCTGCTACTAGTGAGTTCGCATCCCTCACCATCCTTCGAAGTCAGCTATAGGAAGAAAGGCAGCAAGGAGACAGACAAAGAAATCATTGTATTTGAGGAATTTATCGACATCAAGGGGTGGAAGGCAGTCGGCAACAAATTGAATTTCCCGGATATCAAAAAACTGGAGTGGCTGGCCAACGAAGACCCTGGGGCTGAGGAGAAGGATAGCAACGACGATGATTCAGGCCCGGACACCAAAGAAGATGAAGATGATACTGCTTCGAAAGCAACCGACGACAAGCAGGAAATAGCAGAAACGGTAAAGAAGCTGAAAGAAGAGTTCAGTAAAGAAACAGATGAGAATTTTGATGTGGGAAGCAGCATAGATTTGGATATTAAGAAACCAAAAAGCAATGGAGAAGACCAACTTGGCCTTTTCTAA
- a CDS encoding TrmH family RNA methyltransferase encodes MDDATRDKLINYLGSFVTAARAAKVQQVLEKRTRHIAVVMEDFENSLNVSAVLRSCEAMGVQDVHIIENQFRNKLSAYVAKGGSKWLTVTKHNELESTNSSRCLQLLRDAGYQIWVTSPDQSAVDLNDVGVDSKIALVFGTEFDGASKEVLEMADKRVCLPMQGFTESYNVSVSVALCLHVLLRKLKDSEIDWCMSEEEKKQLTLEWYRKIVRRSDIHEVRFLSGI; translated from the coding sequence ATGGATGATGCCACCAGAGACAAGCTGATTAATTACCTGGGAAGTTTCGTAACCGCTGCAAGGGCAGCGAAGGTGCAACAGGTGCTTGAGAAGAGGACTCGTCACATTGCAGTGGTAATGGAAGATTTTGAAAACTCTCTGAACGTAAGCGCCGTTCTAAGGTCATGCGAGGCGATGGGAGTGCAGGATGTTCATATCATCGAAAACCAGTTTAGGAATAAATTAAGTGCTTATGTGGCCAAAGGCGGTAGTAAATGGCTGACTGTTACTAAGCACAATGAGCTCGAGTCAACGAATAGTTCTCGATGTTTGCAGTTGTTGAGGGATGCCGGATATCAAATTTGGGTAACCAGTCCTGACCAGTCTGCCGTCGACTTGAACGACGTTGGTGTAGATTCAAAAATAGCCCTGGTGTTTGGTACAGAATTCGACGGGGCGTCGAAGGAAGTGCTGGAAATGGCTGACAAAAGGGTATGCCTGCCGATGCAAGGTTTTACTGAGAGCTACAATGTGTCGGTAAGTGTTGCGTTGTGTTTGCATGTTTTGTTAAGGAAGTTAAAAGACTCGGAAATTGATTGGTGTATGAGTGAAGAAGAAAAGAAGCAGTTGACCCTGGAGTGGTATCGTAAGATTGTAAGGAGATCTGATATTCACGAAGTGAGATTTCTTTCAGGCATTTAG
- a CDS encoding SanA/YdcF family protein, with amino-acid sequence MRFLLKMLFMLGALVFAFVIASNVWIMWKTTDDIHFNVEEIPAVDVGVVLGTSKRSVDGGANSFFTTRMEAAAKLYKAGKVKHLILSGDNNTKYYNEPQDMFNALLVLGVPAQDMTMDYAGFRTLDSIVRSKEVFGQNEIVIITQQFHAYRALFISKFYGIKAVTFASDDAAKSGMKSVVSREWLARPKAILDLYVLKQPPKFLGEKEIIEIRK; translated from the coding sequence ATGCGGTTTTTACTAAAGATGCTTTTTATGCTGGGTGCATTGGTGTTTGCCTTTGTCATCGCCAGCAACGTATGGATCATGTGGAAGACGACAGATGATATCCATTTCAACGTGGAAGAAATCCCGGCTGTGGACGTCGGGGTAGTGCTCGGAACATCGAAAAGAAGTGTCGATGGAGGCGCCAATTCGTTTTTTACCACCAGAATGGAAGCCGCCGCTAAACTATATAAAGCTGGCAAAGTAAAGCACCTGATACTCAGCGGAGACAACAACACAAAGTACTACAATGAGCCCCAGGATATGTTCAATGCTCTTTTGGTGCTGGGCGTGCCTGCACAAGACATGACAATGGACTACGCCGGTTTTCGAACTCTTGATTCCATCGTGCGTTCAAAGGAAGTGTTTGGGCAAAACGAGATCGTTATTATCACCCAGCAATTTCATGCCTACCGGGCGCTATTTATTAGTAAATTTTATGGGATAAAAGCAGTTACCTTCGCATCTGATGATGCGGCAAAATCAGGGATGAAGTCTGTGGTGAGCAGAGAATGGCTTGCCAGACCGAAAGCAATTTTAGACCTTTACGTTCTCAAACAACCCCCCAAATTCCTTGGTGAGAAGGAAATTATAGAGATCAGAAAATAA
- a CDS encoding DUF5686 and carboxypeptidase-like regulatory domain-containing protein, whose amino-acid sequence MKRVQILFLLSILSVTSWAQAQGTTVVWGKVTEASTGSPIPFANVVFKGTSIGATTDFEGYYKLSTTQRFDSIHFSYIGFVPKTKFIVAGKEQNINIQLEEDVVNLQELVFEAGENPAFQILRNIVDHKKVNDKRRLSAYEYEAYTKIEMDIDNISDKFKQRKIIQKVTSVLDSIEQIAGEDGKPVLPVFISEAISKYYYKDSPRMAHETVLNTKVTGVGVTDGTLTSQVIGASFQQYNFYQNWLNIVGKDFVSPISDGWKINYEYDLVDSLWLGDYYCYRLDFFPKREQDLAFRGSMWIHKDTWAIRQIDVTVGKEANVNFIEKIKIQQELVPTTESAWLPAKTRVMIDVSELTDRSAGFLAKFYVSNKDIVVNQPKPDKFYENPIEMVEDVNDRADDNEFWADIRHDTLSATEVHVYEMIDTLTKIPVIKTYTDIIQTGYTGYYKIGKFDIGSYSYFFGNNNIEGIRLGLGGRTNIDFSKKWELSANVAYGLKDEEWKYKFHVRRILSRSPWTEVKYMHQKEIDQIWLLNDDIDNANVFYAFSRFGTLIDPFLRQKNYFTFFTVLGRGLSQRVSYRQEYFKPLFDFEYYKDPYAETPTVRNNLSVAEVILDTRYARDEIFVINDNQRLSMGTIRWPAVNFRYTLGLSALGGDFTYHKFGLSIEKRQKMGIFGVGYLTLSGGYNFNNLPYPLLKAHIGNQTPFYFNFAYNMMDYFEFVTDKHVAFRWNHSFNGFLLNSIPAIKKLKWRLVGTVNVLYGGVGQKNYNLIPPTYDTNGSEIAPFFALGQWPYIEAGYGVENIFRFFRVDFIHRLTYTNRPGVNNFGIKFSYKFSL is encoded by the coding sequence ATGAAAAGAGTACAAATTCTCTTTCTGTTGTCTATTCTATCTGTCACTAGCTGGGCTCAGGCGCAAGGCACAACAGTGGTGTGGGGCAAAGTTACCGAAGCATCTACCGGTAGCCCGATTCCGTTTGCCAATGTCGTTTTCAAGGGAACTTCTATTGGTGCAACAACTGATTTTGAGGGCTATTACAAACTTAGCACTACCCAGCGCTTCGACTCCATTCACTTCAGCTACATCGGATTTGTTCCAAAAACGAAATTCATTGTGGCAGGAAAGGAGCAAAACATCAATATCCAATTGGAAGAAGATGTGGTCAACCTTCAGGAGCTTGTTTTTGAAGCAGGTGAAAATCCGGCGTTTCAAATATTGAGGAATATAGTCGACCACAAAAAGGTCAACGACAAGAGGAGGCTTTCTGCCTATGAATACGAGGCGTACACCAAAATTGAAATGGATATTGATAACATTTCAGATAAGTTTAAGCAGCGTAAGATCATCCAAAAAGTAACTTCGGTGCTCGACAGTATTGAGCAGATTGCAGGCGAAGATGGGAAACCGGTGCTGCCGGTGTTTATTTCAGAGGCCATTAGCAAGTACTATTATAAAGATAGTCCCAGAATGGCGCACGAGACTGTATTGAATACGAAAGTAACCGGAGTGGGGGTAACCGACGGTACGCTGACTTCGCAGGTGATAGGCGCCTCTTTTCAGCAGTATAATTTTTATCAAAACTGGCTCAATATTGTCGGCAAAGACTTCGTGTCTCCGATTTCGGATGGCTGGAAGATCAACTACGAATATGACCTGGTAGATAGTCTTTGGCTCGGCGACTATTACTGCTACCGGTTAGACTTCTTCCCCAAGAGGGAGCAGGACCTGGCCTTTCGTGGGTCGATGTGGATTCACAAAGACACCTGGGCCATCAGACAAATTGACGTAACGGTAGGTAAAGAGGCGAATGTCAATTTCATTGAGAAGATAAAAATTCAACAGGAGTTGGTGCCTACTACCGAAAGTGCCTGGCTGCCTGCCAAAACCAGGGTGATGATTGACGTAAGTGAGCTGACCGACCGATCAGCCGGGTTTCTGGCTAAGTTCTATGTGTCCAACAAAGACATTGTGGTGAATCAGCCAAAACCCGATAAGTTCTATGAAAACCCCATTGAGATGGTGGAGGACGTTAACGACCGGGCAGACGACAACGAATTTTGGGCCGATATTAGGCACGATACCCTTAGTGCCACGGAGGTTCATGTGTATGAAATGATCGACACGCTGACAAAGATCCCGGTGATCAAAACTTATACCGACATTATTCAGACCGGATACACCGGCTACTACAAAATCGGAAAGTTCGACATAGGTTCCTATTCTTACTTTTTTGGCAATAATAATATAGAAGGCATAAGGCTGGGGCTTGGAGGCAGAACTAATATTGACTTCAGCAAGAAATGGGAGTTGAGCGCCAACGTAGCCTATGGCTTAAAAGATGAGGAATGGAAGTACAAGTTTCATGTGCGAAGGATTTTGAGCCGCAGCCCATGGACTGAGGTGAAATACATGCACCAAAAGGAAATCGATCAGATTTGGCTTCTTAATGATGATATTGATAATGCCAATGTTTTCTATGCTTTTTCACGCTTCGGCACACTGATAGATCCCTTTCTCCGGCAAAAGAACTACTTTACTTTTTTCACGGTGCTGGGCCGTGGCCTTTCTCAGCGAGTGTCATATCGTCAGGAATACTTCAAGCCATTGTTTGACTTTGAATACTACAAAGACCCCTACGCTGAAACGCCTACGGTGCGTAACAACCTGAGTGTGGCAGAGGTAATTCTCGACACCCGCTACGCACGTGACGAAATTTTTGTCATCAACGATAACCAGCGGTTGAGCATGGGCACCATTCGCTGGCCAGCTGTTAATTTCCGTTATACACTTGGCCTCAGTGCTCTTGGAGGCGATTTCACGTACCACAAGTTTGGCTTGTCGATTGAAAAACGGCAAAAGATGGGCATTTTCGGAGTGGGCTATCTCACATTGAGCGGCGGCTATAACTTCAATAATCTGCCTTACCCGTTGCTGAAGGCACACATAGGAAACCAGACGCCTTTCTATTTTAATTTTGCCTACAACATGATGGACTACTTTGAGTTCGTTACCGACAAGCATGTAGCCTTCAGATGGAATCACTCTTTCAATGGATTTCTGCTCAACAGTATTCCCGCCATCAAAAAGTTAAAGTGGAGACTTGTAGGCACTGTTAATGTGCTTTACGGCGGTGTGGGGCAAAAGAACTACAACCTGATACCACCCACCTACGACACTAATGGCAGCGAAATAGCACCCTTCTTCGCTCTTGGCCAGTGGCCTTATATAGAGGCAGGGTATGGTGTGGAGAATATATTCAGGTTTTTTAGAGTCGACTTCATACACAGACTTACTTATACCAACCGTCCCGGAGTAAATAATTTTGGGATTAAATTCAGCTATAAGTTTTCTTTGTAG
- a CDS encoding tetratricopeptide repeat protein, which translates to MAFGTQRASLGLILLSVLCMMGCSSPQASLPIADSPNPDKAYYSELLALVEDKVQEDPNNLGLRVKLASYHQTLEWPEVANANIEAILRMAPKDPEVMVLVADYYIHRNDFERSWIYAQQADRLGSVHPSLSLIKSKYHYSRRNYGEAARYLNHYFDTGGKLPEAFLVAAELDLQKKDTTKALSILERGVEANPGHRSMTRLLVTLFEQRSQFTELVALLEGYGKVTDDYSTYRGELLGAYFKGADYDKASSFAENWPEPSENGLFEYGSLMLESSMSDSAFWYADRMIQQDSLSVPGRLLKARYFNRRGRMGDAYNFYTSALALDSTNQIALEERGIVAGKIAYLRKLREQQAAMPVFDLTPKKSDN; encoded by the coding sequence ATGGCGTTCGGAACACAAAGAGCTTCTCTCGGTTTAATACTTCTCTCGGTTTTGTGCATGATGGGGTGCTCATCTCCTCAGGCGTCATTGCCAATTGCAGACAGCCCAAACCCCGACAAAGCCTACTATAGTGAACTATTAGCACTTGTGGAAGACAAAGTGCAGGAAGACCCCAATAACCTTGGGCTTAGGGTCAAATTGGCTTCATATCATCAAACGCTTGAATGGCCGGAGGTGGCCAACGCTAATATCGAGGCGATTTTAAGGATGGCACCCAAAGATCCGGAGGTGATGGTGCTGGTGGCCGACTACTATATACATAGAAACGATTTTGAGAGGAGTTGGATATATGCCCAGCAGGCTGACAGGCTGGGTTCGGTTCACCCTAGTCTATCGCTGATCAAGTCAAAATATCACTACTCCAGAAGGAACTACGGTGAGGCCGCCAGGTACCTCAATCATTATTTTGACACCGGAGGCAAGCTGCCGGAGGCATTTTTGGTAGCAGCTGAATTGGATCTCCAGAAAAAAGATACGACCAAAGCGTTGTCCATTTTGGAGAGGGGAGTCGAAGCGAATCCGGGCCACAGGAGTATGACCCGTTTGCTGGTGACATTATTTGAGCAGCGAAGCCAATTTACCGAGCTGGTAGCGCTGCTCGAGGGATATGGCAAAGTCACGGATGACTATAGCACCTACAGGGGTGAGTTGCTCGGTGCCTACTTTAAGGGAGCCGATTATGATAAGGCGTCCAGCTTTGCTGAGAACTGGCCTGAACCCTCCGAAAACGGGCTTTTTGAGTACGGGAGCCTGATGCTCGAATCGTCGATGAGCGACTCCGCCTTTTGGTATGCCGACAGGATGATTCAGCAGGATTCGCTTAGTGTGCCGGGCCGACTCCTCAAAGCCCGATACTTTAATCGCAGGGGTAGAATGGGAGATGCCTATAATTTTTACACGTCGGCGCTGGCGTTGGATTCCACCAACCAAATAGCCCTCGAAGAACGGGGTATTGTTGCGGGAAAAATTGCATATTTGCGCAAACTTAGGGAGCAGCAGGCAGCAATGCCAGTGTTTGATCTGACTCCCAAGAAATCTGATAATTAG